A section of the Sporosarcina sp. ANT_H38 genome encodes:
- a CDS encoding arsenate reductase family protein — MGLIYYGYPKCGTCRKAKQWLEMNNVTFEEVNIAEAPPSKEELKKMIAASDLELKKFFNVSGTKYRELNLKDKLLVMTDEEKINLLSSDGMLIKRPLVFGDGKVTVGFKEEEFDKVWAN, encoded by the coding sequence ATGGGATTAATTTATTACGGTTATCCGAAGTGTGGGACATGCAGGAAAGCAAAGCAGTGGCTTGAGATGAATAACGTGACCTTCGAGGAAGTTAACATAGCGGAAGCTCCTCCTTCAAAAGAAGAACTTAAGAAGATGATTGCGGCATCCGATTTAGAGTTGAAGAAGTTTTTCAACGTTAGCGGGACGAAATATAGAGAGCTAAACTTGAAAGACAAATTACTAGTAATGACAGATGAAGAGAAAATCAATTTGCTATCATCTGATGGCATGTTAATTAAAAGACCACTTGTTTTTGGAGACGGTAAAGTGACTGTTGGTTTCAAGGAAGAAGAATTCGACAAAGTATGGGCTAACTGA
- a CDS encoding toprim domain-containing protein, which yields MSDERVIIVEGGSDKKRLARILVEPVKIICTNGTVSPYRLEELLAPYEEHELFVFVDADEDGEKTRVLFKREFPEAIHLYTEKVYREVETTPYQVLATILQGADFKIRPEFLL from the coding sequence GTGTCGGATGAAAGAGTAATTATCGTTGAGGGCGGTTCGGATAAGAAACGTTTGGCTCGAATACTTGTTGAGCCTGTCAAAATTATTTGTACAAACGGCACAGTAAGTCCTTATCGGCTTGAAGAGTTGCTAGCACCTTACGAAGAACATGAACTATTCGTCTTCGTTGATGCGGATGAAGATGGAGAAAAGACCCGTGTTTTATTCAAAAGAGAGTTCCCCGAAGCAATCCATTTGTACACAGAAAAGGTTTACCGGGAAGTGGAGACGACTCCATATCAAGTGTTAGCTACAATACTACAAGGTGCGGATTTCAAAATCCGGCCGGAATTTCTACTTTAA
- the sufC gene encoding Fe-S cluster assembly ATPase SufC has translation MATLEIKDLHVEIEGKKILKGVDLTINTNEIHAIMGPNGTGKSTLAQAIMGHPKYVVTSGTITLDGEDVLEMEVDERARAGIFLGMQYPSEITGVTNSDFLRSAINAQREEGDEISLMKFIRELDSKMEFLEMDEDMATRYLNEGFSGGEKKRNEILQLTMLKPKFAVLDEIDSGLDIDALKVVSKGINEMRGEDFGCLIITHYQRLLDYITPDTVHVMMQGKVVKSGGAELAHKLEEQGYDWIKEELGIEDETVGQEV, from the coding sequence ATGGCTACTTTAGAAATTAAAGACCTTCACGTTGAAATTGAAGGCAAGAAAATATTAAAAGGCGTCGATTTGACGATCAATACAAACGAGATTCACGCAATTATGGGTCCGAACGGTACAGGTAAATCTACACTCGCGCAAGCGATTATGGGGCATCCCAAATATGTGGTGACTTCTGGTACAATCACACTTGATGGTGAAGATGTACTTGAAATGGAAGTGGACGAGCGCGCTAGAGCAGGTATCTTCCTTGGAATGCAATATCCAAGCGAAATTACAGGTGTAACGAACTCTGACTTCTTACGTTCTGCAATTAATGCTCAGCGCGAAGAAGGCGACGAAATTTCATTGATGAAATTCATCCGTGAACTTGATAGCAAAATGGAATTCCTTGAAATGGACGAAGACATGGCTACACGTTATTTAAACGAAGGTTTCTCAGGTGGAGAAAAGAAACGTAACGAAATTCTTCAGCTAACAATGTTGAAGCCTAAATTTGCAGTGCTTGACGAAATTGACTCAGGTCTTGACATCGACGCATTGAAAGTAGTTTCAAAAGGCATCAACGAAATGCGTGGCGAAGATTTTGGTTGCCTGATTATCACTCACTACCAACGCCTTCTTGACTACATTACACCAGATACAGTTCACGTTATGATGCAAGGTAAAGTTGTTAAATCCGGTGGAGCTGAATTGGCACATAAACTTGAAGAACAAGGGTATGACTGGATTAAAGAAGAACTAGGCATCGAAGACGAAACTGTCGGGCAGGAAGTTTAA
- a CDS encoding methionine ABC transporter ATP-binding protein, producing the protein MIHLSNINKQFGEGPGSITAVENVSLEIADGEIFGVIGYSGAGKSTLIRLLNGLEKPSSGKVTIGKLEISAIKGKKLRDARQKVSMIFQHFNLLWSRTVKDNIAFPLEIAGVRKAERERKVKELIDLVGLSGRENAYPSELSGGQKQRVGIARALANDPEVLLCDEATSALDPETTDSILELLTGINQRLGLTIVLITHEMHVIRKICHRVAVMEAGKVVEIGDVLNVFQSPQEPITKRFVSQITEPVEAKQAMQHIKEEYPSGTLIKLVFVGERTEQPVLASLIRKFNVDVNIVQGNISHMHGGAYGSLILQLVGDVEVIDDAIGYLNEQDVRTEVIGND; encoded by the coding sequence ATGATTCATTTATCGAATATAAATAAACAGTTCGGGGAAGGACCCGGTAGTATTACAGCTGTCGAAAATGTCTCACTTGAAATTGCTGATGGTGAAATCTTTGGAGTTATAGGTTACAGCGGTGCAGGGAAGAGTACATTAATTCGGCTATTGAACGGCCTTGAAAAGCCATCGTCGGGTAAAGTTACGATAGGCAAACTAGAAATTTCAGCAATCAAAGGTAAAAAATTAAGAGATGCCCGACAAAAAGTAAGTATGATCTTCCAGCATTTTAATTTACTTTGGTCACGGACTGTAAAAGACAATATTGCTTTCCCACTTGAAATTGCAGGTGTGCGAAAAGCTGAACGTGAACGTAAAGTGAAAGAACTGATTGACCTTGTTGGTTTAAGTGGTCGAGAAAATGCGTATCCTTCTGAGTTATCAGGTGGGCAGAAGCAACGTGTTGGTATTGCCCGCGCACTTGCGAATGATCCGGAAGTCCTTCTTTGTGACGAAGCGACATCCGCACTAGATCCTGAAACGACGGATTCAATTCTTGAACTTCTCACGGGTATCAATCAGCGACTTGGGTTAACGATTGTTCTGATTACACATGAAATGCATGTCATTCGTAAAATTTGCCATCGAGTAGCGGTCATGGAAGCGGGTAAAGTTGTCGAAATTGGTGATGTCCTCAATGTGTTCCAATCTCCGCAAGAGCCGATTACAAAACGATTTGTTTCTCAAATAACGGAACCTGTGGAAGCAAAGCAGGCAATGCAACATATCAAAGAAGAATACCCATCTGGCACGCTTATCAAGCTCGTATTCGTCGGTGAACGGACGGAACAGCCAGTACTTGCAAGCCTGATTCGGAAATTCAATGTCGATGTGAATATTGTTCAGGGGAATATCTCTCACATGCATGGCGGGGCATACGGTTCCCTTATACTCCAGCTTGTCGGGGATGTAGAAGTTATAGACGACGCAATTGGATATCTTAATGAACAAGACGTTCGGACGGAGGTGATTGGAAATGATTGA
- a CDS encoding dicarboxylate/amino acid:cation symporter: MKFKIGLIWRIVIAIGLAVGLGLVIPKISEGFADWFVSLAATFNMIFGGFLNFIVPLIIIAFIAPGIAKLGKGSGRLLGLATAFAYLSTIVAGILAFFAATTFLPGFIGKISEGSVAEKGRAAAEAFFEIEMTPLMGVMSALLLAFVLGIGMASIDSKSMLNVLDEFNVLIEKVISFVIIPLLPFHIFGIFLNMTYTGEVAKVLSVFALVFVMIIVLHFVMLTIQYTIAGTLSKRNPFFLMKTMAPAYFTALGTQSSAATIPVTLSQARKTGASDKVTDFTIPLFATIHLSGSTITLVSCSIGVMLMNGVPIVFSDYLPFIFMLGVTMIAAPGVPGGAVMAAVGLLGTMLGFDEAMIALMIALYMAQDSFGTAANVTGDGALAIIVDKFTKKDDIDTAKTNQD, encoded by the coding sequence TTGAAATTCAAAATAGGTCTAATATGGCGAATCGTAATTGCCATTGGGTTAGCGGTTGGACTTGGTTTAGTAATTCCGAAAATTAGTGAGGGTTTTGCAGATTGGTTTGTCAGTCTAGCAGCTACATTTAATATGATTTTTGGAGGCTTCTTGAATTTTATAGTGCCTCTCATCATTATTGCTTTCATCGCACCAGGAATTGCGAAGCTTGGTAAGGGGTCAGGTAGGCTACTTGGTCTGGCGACAGCATTCGCTTATCTTTCGACTATCGTTGCAGGAATTCTTGCCTTTTTTGCGGCAACAACATTCTTGCCAGGATTTATCGGGAAAATAAGTGAGGGGAGTGTCGCAGAAAAGGGCCGTGCTGCAGCTGAAGCCTTTTTTGAAATTGAAATGACGCCTTTGATGGGGGTCATGTCAGCACTTCTTCTTGCATTCGTATTAGGAATCGGGATGGCTTCCATTGATAGTAAATCAATGCTCAATGTACTTGATGAATTCAATGTGTTAATAGAAAAAGTGATTTCGTTCGTTATTATTCCACTTTTACCTTTCCATATTTTTGGGATTTTCTTGAACATGACATATACAGGGGAAGTTGCGAAGGTCCTTTCCGTCTTTGCGTTGGTCTTTGTTATGATTATCGTACTTCACTTCGTTATGCTAACGATTCAATATACGATTGCTGGCACGCTATCAAAACGCAATCCGTTCTTCTTGATGAAAACGATGGCTCCTGCTTATTTCACTGCACTAGGGACACAATCGTCCGCAGCGACTATTCCAGTTACGTTAAGTCAGGCACGTAAAACAGGCGCGTCGGACAAGGTGACTGATTTTACGATTCCACTTTTTGCGACAATTCACTTGTCAGGGAGCACAATCACACTTGTATCCTGTTCAATAGGTGTCATGCTTATGAATGGAGTGCCGATTGTCTTCAGTGATTACCTGCCATTCATCTTCATGCTTGGTGTTACGATGATCGCAGCACCGGGAGTACCTGGCGGAGCGGTTATGGCCGCAGTAGGGTTACTTGGTACTATGCTTGGTTTCGATGAAGCGATGATTGCGCTAATGATTGCACTTTATATGGCACAAGATAGTTTCGGAACAGCAGCAAACGTTACGGGTGATGGTGCACTTGCTATTATCGTTGATAAGTTTACGAAAAAAGATGATATTGATACTGCTAAAACGAATCAAGATTAA
- the sufD gene encoding Fe-S cluster assembly protein SufD → MTVETKMALTEQDVRSYSAMMNEADWMADFRADALAKAEQLPMPKPDKTKIEKWNFTQFPVHTVESAVYTSLDELSEEARALVDKEQQNSIYVQRNNTPAYLFLSEELKAKGVIMTDIFTASRDHSDLVKKYFMTDGVNVDEHKLTALHAALMNGGVFVYVPKNVVVEEPIQVLFLHDDEQASLFNHVLIVAEANSSVTYVENYLSTVEEAKGLANIVSEVFTGDNAQITYGAVDVLAKGFTTYVNRRGVTGRDSRIDWALGLMSDSDTISENITHLVGNGSHCDMKTVVVGRGKQRQNFTTEIVHWGTDTEGFILKHGVVKEESTCIFNGIGRIAKGATRANAVQESRVLMLSEKARGDANPILLIDEDDVTAGHAASVGRVDPMQLFYLMSRGISKHEAERLVIHGFLAPVVSKLPIEGVKKQLTEVIERKVR, encoded by the coding sequence ATGACGGTTGAAACAAAGATGGCATTAACCGAACAGGACGTCCGCTCCTATTCCGCTATGATGAATGAAGCAGATTGGATGGCGGATTTCCGTGCAGACGCATTAGCGAAAGCGGAACAGCTTCCAATGCCAAAACCAGATAAAACGAAAATTGAAAAATGGAACTTTACACAGTTCCCTGTTCATACGGTAGAGAGTGCTGTTTATACTTCATTGGACGAGCTTTCTGAAGAAGCACGTGCACTTGTTGATAAAGAGCAGCAAAACAGTATTTATGTACAGCGCAATAACACACCCGCTTACTTGTTTTTATCTGAAGAGTTGAAAGCAAAAGGCGTCATCATGACAGATATTTTCACAGCATCACGTGATCATAGCGATCTTGTGAAAAAGTACTTCATGACAGACGGTGTGAACGTAGACGAGCATAAACTGACTGCACTTCATGCAGCACTTATGAACGGCGGCGTTTTCGTATATGTTCCGAAAAACGTTGTTGTCGAAGAGCCAATTCAAGTGTTGTTTTTGCATGATGATGAACAAGCTTCTCTCTTTAACCACGTTCTTATTGTGGCAGAAGCAAATAGTTCAGTGACATATGTCGAGAACTATTTATCAACTGTAGAAGAAGCAAAAGGATTAGCTAATATTGTTTCTGAAGTGTTCACAGGCGATAATGCCCAAATCACTTACGGTGCGGTTGATGTACTTGCGAAAGGATTTACAACATATGTGAATCGTCGTGGAGTTACAGGACGCGATAGTCGAATTGACTGGGCGCTTGGACTGATGAGTGACAGTGATACTATTTCTGAAAACATTACGCATCTTGTTGGTAATGGATCTCATTGTGACATGAAGACAGTTGTTGTTGGACGCGGTAAACAGCGCCAGAACTTCACAACTGAAATCGTTCACTGGGGTACGGATACAGAAGGATTCATCTTGAAACACGGTGTAGTGAAAGAAGAATCTACTTGTATTTTTAACGGTATCGGAAGAATCGCAAAAGGTGCAACAAGAGCGAATGCTGTTCAAGAGTCACGCGTTCTAATGTTAAGTGAAAAGGCTCGCGGAGACGCAAACCCGATTCTTCTTATCGATGAAGACGATGTAACAGCAGGACACGCGGCATCTGTCGGCCGTGTAGATCCAATGCAACTGTTTTACTTGATGAGCCGAGGGATTTCAAAGCATGAAGCAGAA
- a CDS encoding methionine ABC transporter permease, which yields MIENLFPNVDWEKMWDAAEETLYMTAVSTLFTFVIGLTLGVLLFLSGPGQLWSNKIVNMITGMIVNVFRSIPFIILIILLIPFTKYLIGTIRGPDAALPALIIGAAPFYARMVLIALQEIDKGVIEASKSMGAKTSTIIFKVLLPESMPALISGITVTAIALVGYTAMAGIIGAGGLGTLAYLDGFQRSREDVTLMATILILIIVFIMQFIGDFAVKKLDKR from the coding sequence ATGATTGAAAACCTTTTTCCAAATGTTGATTGGGAGAAAATGTGGGATGCGGCTGAAGAGACGCTATATATGACAGCCGTTTCAACACTCTTTACATTTGTCATTGGACTTACACTTGGAGTTCTACTATTCCTTTCTGGGCCTGGCCAACTATGGTCGAATAAGATTGTCAATATGATTACCGGGATGATTGTCAACGTTTTCCGGTCAATTCCATTCATCATATTAATCATTTTGCTCATTCCATTTACAAAATACCTTATCGGTACTATCCGTGGACCGGATGCAGCGTTGCCTGCTCTTATAATCGGAGCAGCTCCATTTTACGCGCGGATGGTATTAATCGCACTGCAGGAAATTGATAAAGGTGTAATTGAAGCTTCGAAGTCGATGGGGGCAAAAACATCGACAATCATATTCAAAGTGCTGTTACCAGAATCAATGCCTGCACTTATTTCAGGAATAACGGTGACTGCGATTGCGCTGGTAGGTTATACAGCCATGGCGGGCATCATTGGTGCAGGAGGGCTCGGGACACTTGCCTATTTGGATGGGTTCCAACGCAGTCGAGAAGACGTTACGCTAATGGCGACAATTCTTATTTTAATTATTGTTTTTATCATGCAGTTCATTGGAGATTTCGCTGTAAAGAAATTAGACAAGAGATAA
- the gcvH gene encoding glycine cleavage system protein GcvH: MSTPKDLRYSEEHEWVKEEGGNYRIGITHFAQSELGDIVFVELPSVGDDVKADEPFGSVESVKTVSELYAPISGKVIEVNEGLEDSPEFVNESPYENAWMIVVEPSNVSEIDELMSAEAYEKMTVGE, translated from the coding sequence ATGAGCACACCAAAAGATCTGCGTTATTCTGAAGAGCATGAATGGGTAAAAGAAGAAGGCGGTAACTACCGCATTGGTATTACACATTTTGCACAATCTGAACTTGGCGATATCGTATTCGTTGAACTTCCATCTGTCGGCGACGATGTCAAAGCGGACGAGCCTTTCGGAAGCGTTGAGTCAGTTAAGACAGTATCAGAACTTTATGCACCAATCAGCGGAAAAGTAATTGAAGTGAACGAAGGACTTGAAGATAGCCCTGAATTCGTCAATGAATCACCGTATGAAAACGCATGGATGATCGTTGTTGAACCATCAAATGTTTCTGAGATTGATGAACTTATGTCAGCTGAAGCGTATGAAAAAATGACTGTCGGAGAATAA
- a CDS encoding acetyl-CoA C-acetyltransferase gives MREAVLVAGARTPVGKAGRGSLVTVRPDDLGALVIKETLKRAGGYDGPIDDLIIGCAMPEAEQGMNVARNIGALAGLPDTTPAITVNRFCSSGLQSIAYAAERIMLGHSQAILAGGVESMSMVPMMGNTIRPNAHLAETAPQYYMGMGHTAEQVAVKYGITREEQDAFAVLSHQKAGAAIAAGKFDDEIIPVEVVKRSVDDNGKYSEKKFTFKMDEGVRHGTSIEGLAKLRPAFSVTGTVTAGNSSQTSDGAGAVLVMDREVAEAQGLKPIAKFLSFAVGGVPPEVMGIGPIVAIPKALKIAGLSIEDIDVWELNEAFASQSLQVIRHLGLDMDKVNFNGGAISLGHPLGATGSILTIRMMSELKRQGKQFGVVTMCIGGGMGAAGVFELL, from the coding sequence ATGCGTGAAGCAGTACTAGTAGCCGGTGCACGGACACCGGTAGGAAAAGCGGGTAGGGGTTCTCTTGTAACCGTACGCCCTGATGACTTAGGAGCACTTGTAATTAAAGAAACGTTGAAACGTGCTGGAGGCTATGATGGACCAATTGATGACTTAATCATTGGTTGTGCGATGCCTGAAGCTGAACAAGGGATGAACGTTGCGCGCAATATTGGTGCACTTGCAGGTCTTCCTGATACGACGCCCGCTATTACGGTAAATCGTTTTTGTTCATCAGGTCTTCAATCAATTGCTTATGCAGCTGAGCGTATCATGCTTGGTCACTCGCAAGCGATACTTGCAGGCGGTGTCGAGTCAATGAGTATGGTACCGATGATGGGAAATACAATCAGACCGAATGCTCACTTAGCAGAAACGGCTCCGCAGTATTATATGGGAATGGGTCACACTGCTGAGCAAGTTGCAGTAAAATATGGTATCACGCGTGAAGAGCAGGATGCATTTGCTGTTCTGTCTCACCAAAAAGCAGGTGCAGCGATTGCTGCTGGAAAATTCGATGATGAAATCATCCCAGTTGAAGTCGTGAAACGTTCTGTCGATGATAACGGTAAATATAGCGAGAAGAAATTCACATTTAAAATGGACGAAGGAGTCCGTCACGGAACAAGCATAGAGGGATTAGCGAAATTACGTCCGGCATTTTCAGTAACGGGTACTGTTACTGCAGGTAACTCGTCACAAACATCAGACGGAGCAGGTGCAGTACTTGTGATGGACCGTGAAGTGGCAGAAGCGCAAGGATTGAAGCCAATCGCGAAATTCCTTTCATTCGCTGTAGGCGGCGTCCCACCTGAAGTGATGGGAATCGGACCGATTGTAGCTATTCCAAAAGCACTTAAAATTGCAGGGCTTTCTATTGAGGATATCGATGTATGGGAGTTGAACGAAGCGTTTGCTTCTCAGTCACTTCAAGTTATCCGCCATTTAGGTCTTGATATGGATAAAGTGAACTTCAACGGCGGAGCAATCTCTCTCGGGCATCCACTTGGAGCAACGGGTTCTATTTTAACAATCCGTATGATGAGTGAATTAAAACGTCAAGGCAAACAGTTCGGAGTCGTAACAATGTGTATCGGCGGCGGAATGGGCGCAGCCGGCGTGTTTGAGCTGCTGTAA
- a CDS encoding acyl-CoA dehydrogenase family protein: MTGLKTNELIKGGAFLIEDIEADRVFTPEDFTDEQKMIAKTTEDYVKNEVQPVVENLENHEFEHSVRLLKSAGDLGLLGADVPEEYGGLGLDKIASALISEKMSVAGGFSITHGAHVGIGTLPIVLFGNEEQKEKYLPNSVSGDKISAYALTEPGSGSDALGAKTTAKLNDAGTHYILNGEKQWITNAGFADIFVVYAKIDGDKFSAFIVEKEFPGVSVGAEEKKMGIKSSSTRTLILQDAEVPVENLLGEIGRGHIIAFNILNIGRYKLGVGTMGGSKRALELAITYTNQRQQFKTPISSFNLTKQKLSTMASKLYAAESLIYRTVGYFEERQSQLSLEEQKDGKAIAAAIAEYAIECSINKVVGSEVLDYIVDEAVQLHGGYGFMQEYEVERIYRDSRINRIFEGTNEINRLLVPGTFLKKAMKGELPLLQQAQALQEELLMMMPEEIGDEALAQEKALVKNAKKIGLLVAGLAAQRFGTKLEAEQEVLVNIADIANNVFAMESALLRTEKAIARSGEEKAQQKILYTQIFCQEAFEDIERDAKETLLAAVDGDNQRMMISALRKLTRSNPYNIIAKKREASVKLIEAEKYIV; this comes from the coding sequence TTGACTGGATTAAAAACAAACGAACTTATTAAAGGCGGAGCTTTCCTAATAGAAGACATTGAAGCAGATCGTGTATTTACACCTGAAGACTTTACTGATGAACAGAAAATGATTGCTAAAACAACAGAAGACTACGTAAAAAACGAAGTTCAACCTGTTGTTGAAAATCTTGAAAATCACGAATTTGAGCACTCTGTAAGACTACTGAAATCAGCAGGCGATCTTGGTCTTTTGGGAGCGGACGTTCCTGAAGAGTACGGCGGCCTTGGACTGGACAAAATCGCATCTGCACTTATCTCTGAAAAAATGTCGGTAGCAGGCGGATTCTCGATTACTCATGGTGCACACGTTGGTATTGGGACGTTGCCAATCGTACTTTTTGGCAATGAAGAGCAGAAGGAAAAGTATTTGCCGAATTCTGTATCAGGTGACAAAATCTCTGCATATGCGTTGACAGAGCCAGGTTCAGGTTCTGACGCATTGGGTGCGAAAACAACTGCAAAATTGAATGATGCTGGAACACATTATATTTTGAATGGTGAAAAACAGTGGATCACGAACGCAGGATTTGCGGATATTTTCGTAGTGTACGCAAAAATCGATGGTGATAAATTCTCAGCATTTATCGTTGAAAAAGAATTCCCGGGTGTATCTGTCGGCGCTGAAGAGAAAAAAATGGGTATCAAATCTTCATCAACACGCACGCTAATCTTACAAGATGCAGAAGTACCAGTTGAAAACCTATTAGGTGAAATTGGTCGCGGACATATTATCGCGTTTAATATCTTGAATATCGGTCGCTATAAATTGGGAGTCGGCACAATGGGCGGATCTAAACGTGCGCTTGAACTCGCAATTACGTATACAAATCAACGTCAACAGTTCAAAACGCCAATTTCTTCATTTAACTTAACGAAACAAAAATTATCAACAATGGCATCTAAACTTTATGCAGCAGAAAGCTTGATTTATCGTACAGTTGGTTACTTTGAAGAGCGTCAAAGCCAGTTGAGCCTAGAAGAGCAAAAAGACGGCAAAGCAATTGCAGCAGCAATCGCTGAATACGCAATCGAATGCTCGATCAATAAAGTTGTAGGATCTGAAGTATTGGATTACATCGTTGACGAAGCCGTTCAGCTTCATGGTGGATATGGCTTCATGCAAGAATACGAAGTTGAGCGTATTTATCGTGATTCACGCATTAACCGTATTTTTGAAGGAACGAATGAAATCAACCGTCTGCTAGTGCCGGGCACATTCCTGAAAAAGGCAATGAAGGGCGAATTGCCTTTGTTGCAACAAGCGCAAGCACTTCAAGAAGAACTCCTTATGATGATGCCTGAAGAAATCGGTGACGAAGCACTTGCACAAGAAAAAGCACTTGTTAAAAATGCGAAGAAAATTGGTTTGCTCGTTGCAGGTCTTGCAGCACAGCGTTTCGGCACGAAGCTTGAAGCTGAGCAAGAGGTACTTGTAAATATTGCAGACATCGCTAATAATGTCTTCGCGATGGAGTCTGCACTTCTACGTACAGAAAAAGCAATTGCACGCAGCGGGGAAGAAAAAGCACAGCAGAAAATTCTTTACACACAAATCTTCTGCCAAGAAGCATTTGAAGATATTGAAAGAGATGCGAAAGAAACACTGCTCGCAGCTGTCGACGGAGATAACCAACGGATGATGATTTCTGCATTGCGTAAATTGACACGCTCAAATCCGTATAATATCATTGCGAAAAAACGTGAAGCTTCGGTTAAACTAATCGAAGCCGAGAAGTACATCGTTTAA
- a CDS encoding thioredoxin family protein: METWTREQWETAKKESSVAAFYLYTPMCGTCAVASKMLEIITIMRPEIPIGKADLNYVQNIAIDYEIESVPCLLIQKDGVLIDKIYAFQSVPYLLEKID, translated from the coding sequence ATGGAAACTTGGACACGTGAACAATGGGAGACGGCTAAGAAAGAGTCTTCTGTAGCAGCTTTTTATTTGTATACGCCAATGTGTGGTACATGTGCGGTAGCATCAAAAATGTTGGAAATAATTACTATTATGAGACCGGAAATACCAATCGGGAAAGCAGATTTGAATTATGTGCAAAACATCGCAATTGACTATGAAATTGAAAGCGTTCCTTGCCTTCTTATACAAAAGGATGGCGTTTTAATCGATAAAATTTACGCATTTCAGTCAGTTCCGTATCTACTTGAAAAAATTGATTGA
- a CDS encoding MetQ/NlpA family ABC transporter substrate-binding protein, giving the protein MKKLIAGILFAVLVLALAACGTKDDSKDKNASSGDKDTVEETEIVVGASNTPHAIILEQAKPLLKEKGYDLVIESYQDYVLPNSDLESGELDANYFQHIPYFETQIADHGYKFANAGGIHIEPIGVYSKKYKSLEELPEGATILISNSVADHGRVLAMLESKGLITLTEGIDKTAAEVKDIVDNPKNIVFDANYEAALLPQLFNSDEGDAVLINSNYAIDAGLNPLEDSIAIEDSESPYVNIIAVKEGDENNESIKALVEVLKSKEIQDFILEEWSGSVVPVK; this is encoded by the coding sequence ATGAAAAAGCTTATAGCAGGAATTTTATTTGCAGTACTTGTACTTGCGTTAGCGGCGTGTGGAACGAAAGATGATAGCAAAGATAAAAATGCTAGTAGCGGTGACAAAGATACTGTTGAAGAAACGGAAATTGTTGTAGGTGCATCAAATACACCGCATGCAATCATTCTTGAACAAGCGAAACCTTTATTAAAGGAAAAAGGGTATGACCTTGTCATTGAATCATATCAAGATTACGTTTTACCGAACTCAGACCTTGAATCGGGTGAGCTGGATGCAAACTATTTCCAACACATTCCTTATTTTGAAACACAAATAGCAGACCACGGATACAAATTTGCGAATGCGGGCGGCATTCACATTGAACCAATTGGTGTTTATTCGAAAAAGTATAAATCACTGGAAGAACTTCCTGAAGGTGCAACAATTCTGATTAGTAACTCTGTTGCCGACCATGGACGTGTACTTGCAATGCTTGAATCGAAAGGCCTTATTACGCTAACAGAAGGAATCGACAAGACAGCTGCAGAAGTAAAAGATATCGTCGATAATCCAAAGAACATCGTATTCGATGCAAACTATGAAGCTGCACTTTTGCCACAGTTATTCAATAGTGATGAAGGCGACGCGGTACTTATCAACTCGAACTATGCAATTGATGCAGGCTTAAATCCACTTGAAGATTCAATCGCAATAGAAGATTCGGAATCTCCATATGTGAACATCATCGCAGTAAAAGAAGGCGATGAAAACAATGAATCAATCAAAGCATTAGTTGAAGTGTTGAAATCTAAAGAGATCCAAGACTTTATCCTTGAAGAGTGGAGCGGTTCGGTCGTTCCTGTAAAATAA